A single Leptospira kirschneri serovar Cynopteri str. 3522 CT DNA region contains:
- the bioB gene encoding biotin synthase BioB: MLKTSEKIFSEVPSVITKEEGLEILNGVIPLTTCLDKAFQERNRYFENKVRIHILDNIKNGHCPEDCGYCAQRKNANSGVQEYPMKSEQEIYEDAVQAKKNGAYRFCMVTSGTGPNQLTTEKLASTIQRITDELNMKVCLSAGLLDVEKAQVLKEAGLDRYNHNLNTSENHYPEICDTHTYLQRAETLDSVSKAGIGMCSGVIVGMGESLQDIVDVAFELKSFRVISIPVNFFIPVKGHAIQNPNVLTPELCVRILCMFRLINPDSEIRIAAGREGHLRSLSATALFAANSLFSSGYLNVKGSEILETVAMIRDAGFVPELSNGEILPEDFGTESFYSEKNFPELYKFKKF; encoded by the coding sequence ATGCTCAAGACATCCGAAAAAATATTCTCCGAAGTTCCAAGTGTAATTACAAAAGAAGAAGGTTTAGAAATTCTAAACGGCGTCATTCCTTTAACTACTTGCTTAGATAAAGCGTTTCAAGAAAGAAATCGTTACTTCGAAAATAAAGTAAGAATTCATATTTTAGATAATATCAAAAACGGTCATTGTCCGGAAGACTGCGGTTACTGTGCTCAAAGAAAGAACGCAAACTCAGGAGTTCAGGAATATCCTATGAAATCTGAACAAGAGATTTATGAGGATGCGGTTCAGGCCAAAAAAAACGGAGCTTATCGTTTTTGTATGGTAACTTCTGGAACAGGGCCAAACCAATTAACAACTGAAAAACTTGCTTCTACCATTCAAAGAATTACAGACGAACTCAACATGAAGGTTTGTCTTTCTGCTGGTTTGTTAGATGTAGAAAAAGCTCAAGTTTTAAAAGAGGCTGGTCTAGATCGTTACAATCATAATCTCAATACTTCCGAAAATCATTATCCGGAAATCTGTGATACTCATACTTATTTACAAAGAGCCGAGACATTGGACTCGGTTTCTAAGGCCGGAATCGGAATGTGTAGCGGAGTGATTGTGGGAATGGGTGAATCGCTTCAAGATATTGTGGATGTTGCTTTTGAACTAAAATCCTTTCGTGTAATTTCAATTCCAGTGAATTTTTTCATTCCAGTAAAAGGACATGCGATCCAGAATCCAAATGTTTTGACTCCGGAACTTTGTGTAAGAATTCTTTGTATGTTTCGATTGATAAATCCGGATTCCGAAATTCGAATTGCGGCTGGAAGGGAAGGACATCTTAGAAGTCTTTCCGCGACAGCCTTGTTTGCCGCTAATTCTTTATTCTCTTCCGGCTATTTAAATGTAAAAGGTTCGGAGATTTTAGAGACGGTTGCGATGATTCGGGACGCCGGTTTTGTTCCTGAACTATCCAATGGAGAAATTCTTCCAGAAGATTTCGGCACGGAATCATTTTATTCTGAGAAAAATTTTCCAGAACTCTATAAATTTAAGAAATTTTAA
- the bioA gene encoding adenosylmethionine--8-amino-7-oxononanoate transaminase — MIWYPFTLQFEPDSPLKIERAKGEFLYDELGNSYIDGISSWWVSIHGHNHPKIVQAVKDQLEKLDHVLLAGFTHDPAEKLAAELLKITDGLFQKVLYSDNGSTAVEIMIKLAYQYFQNTGEIDRRIFIKWNVSYHGDTIGTMSVGGNSVFNRVFQGLMFPTKEFQTPNCSFCPMGKKPESCKVECIEPIEEFFQKNPKSVAGIVIEPLILGSGGMIFYKEEVLQKLETIAKKYGSLLLVDEVFTGFGRTGSIFAYQKAKIRPDFIALAKGLSAGVSAVAVTLTNDRIHSAFVTSDPEKGFYHGHTMTGNPIACSAALASLKIFFEENRLQQIAKLESKLNVDLKKIAKEFPKVVKDCRVLGAVGVLELEVGKESGYHYPGNKILKKKFLEKGVLLRPLGNVIYITPPYNIENSSLEKIFSAIRETLSEISFGN, encoded by the coding sequence ATGATCTGGTATCCTTTTACTCTACAATTCGAACCGGATTCTCCCTTAAAAATAGAAAGAGCCAAAGGCGAATTTTTATATGATGAATTAGGAAATTCTTATATAGATGGAATTTCTTCCTGGTGGGTAAGTATTCACGGACACAATCATCCTAAGATCGTTCAAGCGGTTAAGGATCAGTTGGAAAAATTAGATCATGTTTTACTCGCGGGTTTTACCCACGATCCTGCCGAAAAACTTGCTGCCGAACTTTTAAAAATTACAGACGGGCTGTTTCAAAAAGTTTTATATTCGGACAACGGTTCGACTGCCGTTGAAATTATGATCAAACTTGCGTATCAATATTTTCAAAATACGGGAGAAATCGATCGAAGAATATTCATAAAATGGAATGTTTCTTATCACGGAGATACAATCGGGACTATGAGCGTCGGCGGAAATTCTGTCTTCAATCGTGTGTTTCAAGGATTGATGTTTCCTACGAAAGAGTTTCAAACTCCAAATTGTAGCTTTTGTCCTATGGGTAAAAAACCGGAATCTTGCAAAGTAGAATGTATTGAACCGATAGAGGAATTTTTTCAAAAAAATCCAAAATCAGTTGCAGGAATTGTAATTGAACCTTTGATCCTAGGTTCTGGAGGAATGATCTTTTATAAAGAAGAAGTTCTTCAAAAATTGGAAACCATCGCCAAAAAATACGGTAGTTTGCTTTTGGTGGATGAGGTTTTTACCGGTTTTGGCAGAACCGGATCTATTTTCGCTTATCAAAAAGCAAAGATACGGCCCGATTTTATTGCGTTGGCAAAAGGATTGAGCGCTGGTGTCTCTGCAGTTGCCGTGACTTTGACAAACGATCGGATTCATTCTGCTTTTGTAACCTCTGATCCGGAAAAAGGATTTTACCACGGACATACTATGACCGGAAATCCGATTGCTTGTTCTGCGGCGCTTGCTTCTTTAAAAATTTTTTTTGAAGAGAATCGATTGCAACAAATTGCAAAGTTAGAATCCAAACTCAATGTTGATTTAAAAAAGATCGCGAAAGAATTTCCAAAAGTAGTAAAAGATTGTAGGGTTTTAGGAGCCGTAGGAGTTTTAGAATTAGAAGTAGGTAAAGAAAGCGGTTATCATTATCCTGGAAATAAAATTCTCAAGAAGAAATTTTTAGAAAAAGGAGTTTTACTTCGTCCTTTGGGAAACGTGATTTATATTACTCCTCCGTACAATATAGAAAATTCTTCTTTGGAAAAAATCTTTTCCGCGATTCGGGAAACACTCTCTGAAATTTCTTTTGGGAATTAG
- the bioD gene encoding dethiobiotin synthase, with translation MAVFIGGTGTDVGKTFFSSLILGKYGESLGLKYFKPVQTGDDSDRVTLMRLTGLHESYVLKNYYSLAFAGSPHYSSELEGTEIDTDELSRHLYSIRDEKIIVEGAGGLLVPLNRRMLTLEVIRQAEIPLILVAPISLGAINQTLLSIEAIQNRNIDLKGIYFLGVPDKTTEDNIRTITEWSGVISLGSFFLNSNERISCECFQNECIPRFDLDESIKNILV, from the coding sequence ATGGCAGTTTTTATAGGAGGTACTGGAACCGATGTAGGGAAAACTTTTTTTAGTTCTCTCATTTTAGGAAAATACGGAGAGTCTTTAGGACTTAAGTATTTTAAACCGGTTCAGACCGGAGACGATAGTGATCGTGTCACTCTAATGCGTCTTACAGGATTGCACGAAAGTTATGTTTTAAAAAACTACTATTCTTTAGCGTTTGCAGGTTCTCCTCACTATTCTTCCGAATTGGAAGGAACTGAAATTGACACAGACGAACTTTCTAGACATCTTTATAGCATTCGAGACGAGAAAATCATTGTAGAAGGAGCGGGTGGTTTGCTCGTACCATTGAATCGTAGAATGCTTACCTTAGAAGTAATCCGTCAAGCGGAGATTCCTTTGATTTTAGTGGCGCCTATTTCTTTGGGTGCGATCAATCAGACTCTTCTTTCTATTGAAGCGATTCAAAATAGAAATATTGATTTGAAGGGAATTTATTTTCTAGGAGTTCCAGATAAAACTACGGAAGATAATATTCGAACGATTACGGAATGGAGCGGCGTAATTTCTCTTGGAAGTTTCTTTTTGAATTCTAACGAAAGGATCAGTTGTGAATGTTTTCAAAATGAATGTATTCCACGATTTGATTTAGACGAATCTATAAAAAATATACTGGTATGA
- a CDS encoding aminotransferase class I/II-fold pyridoxal phosphate-dependent enzyme, whose protein sequence is MNLSPSTFIQKTSFVLESLKKDFLFRSLEIPYGVDLSSNDYLGLTRHPKLIKSLKEGLELYGAGSGASRLVSGHRSSFEKAEQTCSEWIGTETSLWVSNGYSANVGLISCIANAKSEIFTDRLNHASLLDGIRLSGAQKTYYKHLNLNHLEELLQKSNRKEKIIVSETVFSMDGDLASIEDLLYLKNKYDAVLILDDAHGIGVFGQKGEGRVSQVLGLEKIKEVDFITYTSGKSLGLEGAWIGTSKIGKEFLINKMRTFIYSTAPMPAIVHAIPTSISIVKSMEKERIDLLQKADRFRVSIQTKNYPKTTSESQIVPVLFPSEKEVLEAAELCRKSGLYVKAIRPPTVNVPRLRISIHSDTIESILEKLISILPEF, encoded by the coding sequence TTGAACCTGAGTCCATCTACTTTCATTCAGAAAACCTCTTTCGTTTTAGAATCTTTGAAAAAGGATTTTCTATTTCGATCTTTAGAAATTCCTTACGGAGTAGATTTATCTTCTAACGATTATCTAGGACTTACACGTCATCCTAAACTTATCAAAAGTTTAAAAGAAGGACTGGAACTTTATGGTGCTGGTTCTGGTGCTTCTCGTTTAGTCAGTGGACATAGAAGTTCTTTTGAAAAAGCTGAACAAACTTGCTCGGAATGGATAGGAACAGAAACTTCTCTTTGGGTCTCAAACGGTTACTCAGCCAACGTAGGATTGATTTCTTGTATTGCAAACGCGAAGTCTGAAATTTTTACGGATAGGCTTAATCACGCTTCGCTTTTAGACGGAATCCGTCTTTCCGGCGCACAAAAAACATATTATAAACATCTAAACTTAAATCATTTAGAGGAACTTCTTCAAAAGTCCAATAGAAAAGAAAAAATCATCGTGTCTGAAACCGTCTTTAGTATGGATGGGGATCTGGCATCGATCGAGGATCTTCTCTATCTTAAAAATAAATATGATGCGGTTCTGATTTTAGACGATGCGCATGGAATTGGTGTATTTGGACAAAAAGGAGAGGGTAGGGTTTCTCAAGTTTTAGGTTTGGAAAAAATCAAAGAAGTGGATTTTATCACATATACAAGTGGGAAATCTTTAGGTTTAGAAGGCGCCTGGATTGGAACTTCTAAAATCGGAAAGGAGTTTTTGATCAACAAAATGAGAACATTCATTTATTCCACAGCACCTATGCCTGCAATTGTACATGCGATTCCTACCTCTATTTCGATTGTAAAGTCTATGGAAAAAGAAAGAATAGATCTTTTACAAAAGGCGGATCGTTTTAGAGTTTCTATTCAGACTAAAAATTATCCAAAGACCACTTCTGAATCCCAGATTGTTCCTGTATTATTTCCGTCAGAAAAAGAGGTTTTAGAGGCCGCAGAACTTTGTAGAAAAAGCGGACTTTATGTAAAGGCAATTCGGCCACCCACTGTAAACGTTCCCAGACTTAGAATCAGTATTCATTCCGATACGATTGAATCTATATTAGAAAAATTGATTTCTATCTTACCGGAGTTTTGA
- a CDS encoding malate dehydrogenase, with amino-acid sequence MSKTVKVAVTGAAGQIGYSLLFRIASGQMFGADTAVEIQMLELEAAIPAAKGVIMELEDCAFPLLQKVTVSSDLDTAFKEINWALLVGSVPRKAGMERGDLLKINGGIFVNQGKAIEKNAASDVRILVVGNPCNTNCLIAMNNAKGISQDRWFAMTKLDENRAKSQLASKAGVPVKEVTHLGIWGNHSATQYPDFYNAKISGKPVTDVISDHEWLKGDFIKNVQQRGAEIIKARGASSAASAANGVVDTVRGIITPTAPGDCFSAAVVSDGSYGAEKGLIFGFPLKSDGKKVEIIQGISLNDFAKEKFKITHEELISERNEVKEML; translated from the coding sequence ATGAGTAAGACGGTAAAAGTCGCTGTTACAGGCGCTGCGGGACAAATCGGATATTCTTTACTTTTTAGAATTGCTTCGGGACAAATGTTCGGCGCCGATACTGCAGTTGAAATTCAGATGCTTGAATTGGAAGCTGCGATTCCTGCGGCTAAAGGTGTCATTATGGAATTGGAAGACTGTGCGTTTCCTCTTCTGCAAAAGGTGACCGTCTCTTCCGATTTGGACACGGCTTTTAAAGAGATCAACTGGGCGTTGTTAGTTGGTTCCGTTCCTAGAAAAGCTGGAATGGAAAGAGGAGATCTACTCAAAATCAACGGTGGAATTTTTGTAAATCAGGGAAAAGCAATTGAAAAAAACGCCGCCTCTGACGTGAGAATTCTAGTAGTTGGGAATCCTTGTAATACAAACTGTTTGATCGCTATGAACAACGCAAAGGGAATTTCTCAAGATCGTTGGTTTGCGATGACTAAATTGGATGAAAATAGAGCAAAGTCTCAACTTGCTTCTAAGGCAGGAGTTCCCGTAAAAGAAGTGACTCATCTTGGAATTTGGGGAAATCATTCTGCTACTCAGTATCCTGACTTTTACAATGCGAAGATTTCCGGAAAACCGGTTACCGACGTAATCTCAGATCACGAATGGTTAAAAGGTGATTTTATCAAGAATGTACAACAAAGAGGCGCAGAGATTATTAAAGCAAGAGGCGCTTCTTCTGCGGCAAGCGCAGCGAATGGAGTAGTGGACACGGTTCGGGGAATCATCACTCCTACTGCGCCTGGAGATTGTTTTTCTGCGGCGGTGGTTTCCGATGGATCTTACGGAGCAGAAAAAGGACTTATCTTTGGATTTCCTTTAAAGTCAGACGGAAAGAAAGTTGAAATTATTCAAGGTATTTCATTGAACGATTTTGCAAAAGAAAAATTCAAAATCACTCATGAAGAGCTTATTTCCGAAAGAAATGAAGTGAAGGAAATGCTCTAA
- a CDS encoding DsbA family protein, which yields MKDIIEKLKTKEFRPLLILSAIFLIYIAFTIFPLISYFSPDGVVEINGKNYTIKDVEKENPRIARKFYSETNDRLYRVLSEFASKKVVSLAAKERNVSEKELLEPSVPAPSIEEMRAVYEQYKNSPALKGKSFDQVKAEIENHLISQKKEEARNTFFGQLRNQYNISVKVKELPPLRDNTILAGNNPSIGPENAKVTVIEFSDFECPFCKRSQSVNSQLREKYKDQIRWVFRDYPLSFHPNAMFAHIAANCSASQGKYWEFFKVLFDNSGNLPKERVLDLARGLGLDMKAFSQCVNDSEVRKEVEADMAEGEKYGVSGTPAFFINGVMIEGAQPMEAFIKVIDQELKN from the coding sequence ATGAAAGACATAATCGAAAAACTGAAAACTAAGGAATTCAGACCCCTGCTGATACTTTCAGCTATTTTTTTGATTTATATCGCATTTACCATTTTTCCGCTGATTTCCTATTTTTCTCCCGATGGAGTCGTTGAAATTAACGGCAAAAATTATACGATCAAAGACGTTGAAAAAGAGAATCCTAGAATTGCTCGTAAGTTTTATTCGGAAACAAATGATCGTCTTTATCGTGTTCTTTCCGAATTTGCTAGTAAAAAAGTAGTCTCTCTTGCAGCAAAAGAACGTAATGTTTCTGAAAAAGAACTTTTAGAACCTTCGGTCCCCGCTCCTAGTATCGAAGAAATGCGAGCGGTTTATGAACAGTATAAAAATTCTCCAGCGCTCAAAGGAAAATCTTTCGATCAAGTGAAAGCCGAAATTGAAAATCATCTCATTTCGCAAAAAAAAGAAGAAGCAAGAAATACTTTTTTTGGGCAACTTCGAAATCAATATAATATTTCTGTAAAGGTCAAAGAACTTCCTCCTCTCAGAGATAATACAATTCTGGCTGGAAACAATCCTTCTATCGGACCGGAAAACGCAAAAGTCACAGTGATAGAGTTTTCCGATTTTGAATGTCCATTCTGTAAAAGAAGTCAGTCCGTAAACTCTCAGTTAAGAGAAAAATACAAAGATCAAATCCGTTGGGTTTTTAGAGATTATCCTCTTTCTTTTCATCCAAACGCAATGTTTGCGCATATTGCAGCTAACTGTTCTGCTTCTCAAGGAAAATATTGGGAATTTTTCAAAGTTCTTTTTGATAATTCCGGGAACCTTCCTAAGGAAAGAGTTTTGGATTTAGCAAGAGGTTTAGGATTAGATATGAAAGCTTTTAGTCAATGTGTGAACGATTCTGAAGTGCGTAAAGAAGTGGAAGCGGATATGGCAGAAGGTGAAAAATACGGGGTTAGCGGAACACCTGCATTTTTTATCAACGGAGTTATGATAGAAGGTGCTCAACCGATGGAAGCTTTTATCAAAGTAATTGATCAAGAACTTAAAAATTAA
- the thrB gene encoding homoserine kinase, producing MSSILQYSIRVPGTSANLGPGFDLFGLAFRIYNQFQFQFLPGKEFKTSVKGMETLPFGPDEDLVLSSYRSYFEKFLSGKEIIPYSLQMDLKLPMKGGLGSSASAAVAGVCAARFVHKNFYPGISIPKENEFLFHLGQIEGHPDNTIPAYLGGFVFSYFNGNRLEFVKKKFPKKIRCFLIVPNLETSTHQSRKTLPSSYSTEDVIFNMSRVATWMEFLDSGKISLLKLALDDRIHTPYRMHSEFELNPFLTQVHKNLIGYSLSGSGPSVLLFSERNKAVRVEKILKEKISEFVQENHFHCQILSLKVEEDGILESSKKIRIL from the coding sequence ATGTCTTCGATTTTACAATATTCCATTCGAGTTCCTGGAACCTCGGCTAACTTAGGGCCAGGTTTTGATCTTTTTGGTCTTGCGTTTCGAATTTACAATCAATTTCAATTTCAATTCTTACCTGGAAAAGAATTTAAAACTTCCGTAAAAGGAATGGAAACACTACCATTTGGTCCAGATGAAGATCTAGTTTTATCTTCCTATCGATCCTATTTTGAAAAATTTTTGTCAGGAAAAGAAATCATTCCATATTCTCTTCAAATGGATTTAAAACTTCCCATGAAAGGAGGGCTTGGCTCTAGTGCCAGTGCAGCCGTTGCGGGAGTTTGTGCCGCTAGATTTGTGCATAAAAACTTTTACCCAGGGATTTCTATCCCTAAAGAAAACGAATTTCTATTTCATCTTGGTCAGATCGAAGGACATCCCGACAATACAATTCCGGCTTATTTAGGCGGTTTTGTGTTTTCTTATTTTAACGGAAACCGTTTAGAATTTGTCAAAAAAAAATTTCCAAAGAAAATACGTTGTTTTTTGATTGTGCCTAATTTAGAAACTTCCACTCATCAATCTAGAAAAACTCTTCCTAGTTCGTATTCCACCGAAGACGTAATTTTTAATATGAGTCGGGTCGCTACTTGGATGGAATTTTTGGATTCCGGAAAAATTTCACTTTTGAAACTGGCGCTGGATGATCGGATTCATACTCCGTATAGAATGCATTCAGAATTCGAATTGAATCCTTTTTTAACGCAGGTTCATAAGAATTTAATTGGATACTCTCTTTCGGGAAGTGGTCCTTCTGTTCTTTTATTTTCGGAAAGAAATAAGGCAGTGAGGGTCGAAAAGATTCTCAAAGAAAAAATCTCCGAGTTTGTACAAGAAAATCATTTTCATTGTCAGATTCTTTCTTTAAAAGTAGAAGAGGATGGAATTTTAGAATCCTCAAAAAAAATTAGAATTTTATAA
- a CDS encoding sodium:solute symporter: MHFSFLDLIVLFFYVGLVLFSGWFTSRKKDKNSSSYFLAGKEISWIALSFSIVATETSTLTFLSIPGLSYSSNFTFLSLGLGFVLGRIIVAKLFIPMYYKSGFISVYEWVGNHYGKISQKTVTFLFKLTRILGDGVRMYASAIPVAILLEVFLKQFSLLKTTNLHIEILSLLLISGITILYTVQGGFRSVVWVDSIQFLIYVAGGIFAFFYLGSILLENGFDVSYLIENANQTNKFQIFEWTDFSSAYFFPTAILGGILLTLGTHGVDQMFVQRILACRSESDAKKAMISSGIFVFFQFLLFLSIGILLYFYYKDSSIPKDKVFSKFILEEVPSPITGFLLAAILASAMSTLSSSINSLSLTTKVDLKIEQFGSNTLSLFWGMILLLSSLLPLFLTTGKKGLVELGLSISSYTVGPIISIFLSGRIQSFYYMQKLKDSFASLAIGLTPILTLIFGKWTGFSFTLLVPFGIVTCLLLGFSLLQIQNRLTSQK, encoded by the coding sequence ATGCACTTTTCATTTTTAGATCTAATCGTTTTATTTTTCTACGTTGGTTTGGTTCTTTTTTCGGGATGGTTCACTTCTAGAAAAAAAGATAAGAATTCCTCTTCTTACTTTCTTGCAGGAAAAGAAATTTCTTGGATTGCTTTGAGTTTTTCAATCGTTGCAACTGAAACGTCTACTCTCACTTTTTTGAGCATTCCTGGACTTAGTTATTCAAGTAATTTTACCTTTCTCAGTCTTGGTCTAGGGTTCGTTTTAGGGAGAATCATCGTAGCCAAACTTTTTATTCCTATGTATTACAAATCCGGTTTTATTTCCGTTTACGAATGGGTGGGAAACCACTACGGAAAAATTTCTCAAAAGACGGTCACATTTTTATTCAAACTCACTCGCATTTTAGGAGACGGAGTGAGAATGTATGCATCCGCAATTCCGGTTGCAATTCTACTTGAAGTTTTCTTAAAACAGTTTTCTCTTTTGAAAACCACGAATCTACACATAGAAATTTTAAGTCTTTTACTCATTTCTGGAATCACAATTCTTTACACAGTCCAGGGAGGATTTCGTTCCGTGGTTTGGGTTGATTCGATTCAATTTTTAATCTATGTCGCGGGAGGAATTTTTGCGTTTTTTTATTTAGGTTCGATACTTCTTGAAAATGGATTCGACGTTTCTTATCTAATCGAAAATGCAAATCAAACAAATAAGTTTCAAATTTTCGAATGGACTGATTTTTCTTCCGCTTATTTTTTCCCCACTGCTATTTTAGGAGGAATTCTTTTGACCTTAGGAACTCACGGAGTAGATCAGATGTTCGTTCAAAGAATACTCGCGTGTAGATCAGAATCGGACGCCAAAAAGGCGATGATTTCTTCGGGAATTTTTGTATTTTTTCAATTCTTATTATTTTTAAGTATTGGAATTCTATTATATTTTTATTATAAAGATTCCTCCATTCCCAAAGATAAGGTTTTTTCCAAATTCATTTTAGAGGAAGTACCTTCGCCGATCACAGGATTTTTGTTAGCCGCTATTTTGGCTTCGGCTATGTCTACGTTATCTAGTTCTATCAATTCCCTTTCTTTGACTACTAAAGTAGATTTAAAAATAGAACAATTCGGTTCTAACACTTTAAGTTTATTCTGGGGGATGATTCTTCTCTTAAGTTCCTTACTTCCCCTATTTTTAACAACTGGAAAAAAGGGCCTTGTGGAATTAGGATTATCCATTTCTTCTTATACCGTCGGCCCGATCATTTCAATTTTTTTAAGCGGAAGAATACAAAGTTTTTATTATATGCAAAAATTAAAAGATTCTTTTGCGTCTTTGGCGATAGGACTAACCCCGATTTTAACGTTGATCTTCGGTAAATGGACCGGTTTCAGTTTTACTCTTTTGGTTCCATTCGGAATCGTAACATGCTTGTTACTCGGATTTAGTTTACTGCAAATTCAGAATCGTCTAACTTCTCAAAAATAG
- a CDS encoding alpha/beta fold hydrolase — MSTVDLSFRKIDFQKGKFFSPICGPIIILHGLFGSSKNWLNVGDFLSQYTDVYLLDLRNHGDSPHSSEHSISSMVEDMEVWITKQKLEKPVVLGHSMGGLVSMGFALKNPNILSFLFIEDIAPKNYPFHYERELLCLRTDVSSFRSRQEIDSALTKILPNAFIRNFLEMNLERLENGGYRWKLNVEGIANSPRLFQDFFDNYTNHPYMGKTYFITGGASEYFHKEDIEIALNFFPNSKFYLIPGGDHYIHFTKAPEFKRILESIFEKLDDSEFAVN, encoded by the coding sequence ATGTCTACAGTAGATTTAAGTTTTCGTAAAATTGATTTTCAAAAGGGTAAATTTTTTTCTCCCATTTGTGGACCGATTATTATTTTGCACGGTCTTTTTGGGTCTTCCAAAAATTGGTTGAATGTAGGAGATTTTTTAAGTCAGTATACCGACGTTTATCTTTTGGATCTCAGAAATCACGGAGATTCTCCCCATTCCAGTGAACATTCTATTTCTTCTATGGTGGAAGATATGGAAGTATGGATCACAAAACAAAAACTAGAAAAACCGGTAGTTTTGGGACATTCCATGGGCGGACTTGTTTCCATGGGATTTGCATTAAAAAATCCGAATATTCTATCTTTCTTATTTATAGAGGATATAGCTCCTAAAAATTATCCGTTTCATTATGAACGTGAACTTTTATGTCTTAGGACGGACGTTTCCAGTTTTAGATCCAGACAGGAAATTGATTCGGCGTTAACAAAAATTCTTCCGAATGCCTTTATTCGAAATTTTTTAGAGATGAACTTAGAACGTCTCGAGAACGGAGGTTATCGTTGGAAACTCAATGTGGAAGGAATCGCGAATTCTCCGAGGTTATTCCAGGACTTTTTTGATAATTATACAAATCATCCATATATGGGAAAAACGTATTTTATTACGGGAGGAGCTTCGGAATACTTTCATAAAGAAGATATTGAGATCGCTCTAAATTTTTTTCCAAATTCTAAATTTTATTTAATTCCTGGCGGTGATCATTATATCCATTTTACAAAAGCACCTGAGTTTAAAAGAATTTTGGAATCTATTTTTGAGAAGTTAGACGATTCTGAATTTGCAGTAAACTAA
- a CDS encoding pyridoxal phosphate-dependent aminotransferase: MDLSAKRLNVIEPSPTLVITAKANELKKKGEDIVSFGAGEPDFETPSHIRDAAKNAIDKGMTRYTAVSGTVELKEAIVHKFKRDNGLDYDKSQVIVGTGGKQVIYNYFLATLNAGDEVIIPAPYWVSYADIVRLAEGVPVIVNTTPEANFQMTPEQLKKVITPKTKCLILNSPSNPTGAGYSKKDLEALGEIVLSTGIQVMSDDIYEKIVYDGFVFSNLAMLSPELKKQTFVVNGVSKTYSMTGWRIGYGAGDLNIVKNMETIQSQSTSNPSSISQAAAQAAIAGDQSCVEEMRKAFQTRRDLIVSLLNAIPGVKCNNPQGAFYVFPYLTDVYKTTGFIKLKQGSSETSLSKIFCSVLLEKYKVAAVPGIAFGEDQALRLSYAMGEKDIRRGVERIAEMIRDLN, translated from the coding sequence ATGGATCTCAGCGCAAAAAGGCTGAACGTCATTGAACCTTCTCCCACTCTCGTGATTACCGCTAAGGCGAACGAGTTGAAAAAAAAGGGAGAAGATATTGTCAGTTTCGGAGCTGGTGAACCGGATTTTGAAACTCCATCCCATATTAGAGATGCCGCAAAAAATGCGATCGATAAGGGAATGACTCGTTATACGGCTGTTTCCGGAACGGTTGAACTGAAAGAGGCAATCGTTCACAAGTTCAAAAGAGACAATGGACTTGATTACGATAAAAGTCAAGTGATCGTTGGAACCGGCGGTAAACAAGTTATTTACAATTACTTTCTAGCGACCTTAAATGCGGGAGACGAAGTTATCATTCCCGCTCCGTATTGGGTGAGTTATGCGGATATTGTTCGTTTGGCGGAAGGTGTTCCTGTGATTGTTAACACTACTCCGGAGGCGAACTTTCAAATGACTCCGGAACAATTGAAAAAGGTAATTACTCCTAAGACAAAATGTTTGATCTTAAATTCTCCCTCCAATCCTACTGGGGCGGGATATTCTAAAAAAGATCTAGAGGCTTTGGGAGAGATCGTACTTTCTACCGGAATTCAAGTTATGAGCGATGATATTTACGAAAAGATAGTCTATGACGGATTCGTTTTTTCCAATCTTGCTATGTTGTCTCCGGAACTAAAAAAACAAACTTTTGTAGTCAATGGGGTTTCTAAAACTTATTCCATGACCGGTTGGAGAATCGGTTACGGAGCGGGCGATTTGAATATCGTTAAGAACATGGAAACGATCCAAAGTCAGTCCACCTCGAATCCTTCTTCGATTTCCCAAGCGGCGGCACAAGCCGCAATTGCAGGAGATCAGTCCTGTGTAGAAGAGATGAGAAAAGCGTTTCAAACCAGAAGAGATCTTATCGTTTCCCTTTTGAATGCGATTCCAGGTGTAAAATGTAATAATCCCCAAGGAGCCTTTTACGTATTTCCGTATTTGACGGATGTTTACAAAACTACTGGTTTTATAAAACTAAAACAAGGATCTTCTGAAACCTCTCTCAGTAAAATTTTCTGTAGTGTTTTATTAGAAAAATATAAAGTAGCCGCGGTTCCAGGAATTGCTTTTGGAGAAGACCAGGCCCTTCGACTTTCCTACGCAATGGGAGAAAAAGACATCCGACGAGGGGTGGAAAGAATTGCGGAAATGATAAGGGATTTGAACTAG